In Siniperca chuatsi isolate FFG_IHB_CAS linkage group LG16, ASM2008510v1, whole genome shotgun sequence, the following proteins share a genomic window:
- the tmem18 gene encoding transmembrane protein 18, with translation MTDQKAENISSVPIDGFSNLRITSIWTFFMSVQWSEPWLIGLLVFHVVCLCLTVVTCSYYRAQICHFLLMVGLVYSAEYLNELAAMNWKSFSNFQYFDSKGMFISLIYSIPLLLNTVIIVMVWVYRTFSTMTELKTLQLKRKARREKREKND, from the exons ATGACGGACCAGAAAGCAGAGAATATTAGCTCTGTCCCCATTGATGGATTCAGCAATTTAAGAATTACATCGATATGGACGTTTTTCATGTCT GTGCAGTGGTCGGAGCCTTGGCTCATCGGACTGTTGGTgtttcatgttgtgtgtttgtgcctgacTGTGGTGACATGCAGTTATTACCGAGCTCAGATATGTCACTTTCTGCTCATGG TTGGCCTGGTGTACAGTGCTGAATATCTGAATGAGCTGGCAGCCATGAACTGGAA gTCCTTTTCTAATTTCCAGTACTTTGATTCCAAGGGCATGTTCATATCTTTGATCTACTCTATTCCTCTTCTGCTGAATACAGTCATCATTGTg ATGGTGTGGGTGTACAGGACCTTTTCCACTATGACTGAGCTGAAGACACTTCAGCTCAAGCGAAAGGCCcgcagagagaagagagagaagaatgaCTGA
- the LOC122863657 gene encoding uncharacterized protein C1orf115-like isoform X1, translating into MKPKSLTSRLFDRNPAAAETLNIRAAKYQRHVDCADHQESLYHSGHNNQPVGDNGRQNEKCHREIHFAFLPERYEPLMDDEAQVKAKEEKKKRKEMYKKVKKNVGKALRSTWKCLMLGLYNFALGYSTPITVAANFVPDFHPGRNTT; encoded by the exons ATGAAGCCCAAATCTCTTACATCAAGGTTGTTTGACAGaaatccagcagcagcagagactcTGAACATACGAGCAGCGAAATATCAACGGCATGTGGACTGTGCAGATCACCAAGAGAGTCTCTATCACTCTGGCCACAATAATCAGCCAGTGGGGGACAACGGCAGACAAAATGAGAAGTGCCACAGAGAAATTCATTTTGCATTTCTGCCGGAGAGGTATGAGCCGCTGATGGATGATGAGGCACAAGTCAAGgcgaaagaagagaagaagaaaaggaaagaaatgtacaaaaaagtaaagaag AATGTTGGCAAGGCACTGCGCTCCACCTGGAAGTGTCTAATGCTTGGTCTGTACAATTTTGCCCTCGGCTACTCTACCCCGATCACAGTGGCCGCTAATTTTGTGCCTGACTTTCACCCAGGCAGAAACACGACCTGA
- the LOC122863657 gene encoding uncharacterized protein C1orf115-like isoform X2 gives MKPKSLTSRLFDRNPAAAETLNIRAAKYQRHVDCADHQESLYHSGHNNQPVGDNGRQNEKCHREIHFAFLPERYEPLMDDEAQVKAKEEKKKRKEMYKKVKKFQFGMLARHCAPPGSV, from the exons ATGAAGCCCAAATCTCTTACATCAAGGTTGTTTGACAGaaatccagcagcagcagagactcTGAACATACGAGCAGCGAAATATCAACGGCATGTGGACTGTGCAGATCACCAAGAGAGTCTCTATCACTCTGGCCACAATAATCAGCCAGTGGGGGACAACGGCAGACAAAATGAGAAGTGCCACAGAGAAATTCATTTTGCATTTCTGCCGGAGAGGTATGAGCCGCTGATGGATGATGAGGCACAAGTCAAGgcgaaagaagagaagaagaaaaggaaagaaatgtacaaaaaagtaaagaag TTTCAATTTGG AATGTTGGCAAGGCACTGCGCTCCACCTGGAAGTGTCTAA